AAAATAGAATATGTTTAAAAATTTGCACCTGAGGACCTCTCTTCTTTTAAAAATCGGCCGATTTCGGCTTTTTTCTAAAGAATAAAAATCCTTTTAGGTGCGGATTCTCTCTTTTAACGGATTTAAATTTTCCAGGAATTTGGACTGAAAAGCCAGGATCCATTCCTTCTTCTTATCTTCTCCGCTATCTAGTCCCAATTGGGAGACCGAAATCATAGATTTCCAGTCCTGTCCGCAAGGATGGATACACTGAAAGGCGGAAAAATCGTTAGAAACGTTGAGAGCGATCCCGTAGCTAGTGAACCAGGACTTGAACAGAACTCCCATGGAAAGAATTTTGCGATTTGGAGAATCGGAAAGATAGAGTCCAGGTGCATTCGGATTTTTTACCAGATCCAAACCCCAGACTTTCTTTGTGGAATAAATTGCAGATTCCAGGATTTGTTCCAGAAAATCCGAGATGGAAATTTCTCTTTTTTTTAAGTCCAAATGTATATAGGTAACGATCTGCCCGGGCTCATGAGCGGTATAGTCCCCTCCTCTTTTTATGTATTGGAGAGAGATCCCATGTTCGGAAAGGAAGTCCTCATTTCGGAGAAGATTGTCGATATTATAATTGATCCCACCGGTAATCGTAAGAGGGTGTTCTAAAAATAGAATCGATTCCCTCCGATTTTCCCGGGACTTCTCTTGGAAGCGGACGTAAGCTTCGTACGGAAGGGGATTTTTCAGGGAAAAAGCCTGCACACTCGTATTATTTATGGAAAAGCTGCTCGAAGTCATCTCCTTTATACTCCAAAGATCTCCCAAAGGGCGAAACCGTCAGGAACTCGCAAAATTAATTTATCTTTCTGACGGAGTATTCTTCCAAAAATACGCCAAAGTGATTACGGAGCAGAAATACATCCATCTGGAGGATTCTCCTTACCCGATGGAACTGAATCAGGCGCTTCTCCACCTGAAAGAAAATCGTCTAATAGATGTGACCCCAAAATTGACCGAGACCGGGATCTCGGGTTATCTATTAACCTGGGTCGGAACCGAGCATGAGGACGAGATAGACCTGAACCGTCAGGAAAAAAGAATTCTTCGCAAGGTTCTGGAAAATTTCAAAGGAAGTGTTTACGACGAAAATCGAGTGTATCCGAATTTATATGAGAATTACGTGATCACACCCCTTTTCTCGGAAATAAAGTTTAGCAAAGAAACTATTAACACTAAAATCCATTTCTTTAAGAGAAAAACGCTTTTGAATATCTCGGGCAAAATATTTAAGGTACTTTTTAGCGAGTAAACTGAATGCTCATCACTGTTTGCAAAGGTAAAATCCATAGAGCCACCGTAACCGACGCGGACCTGAATTATGAGGGAAGCCTCACGGTAGATATGGATTTAGTAGACGCCGCAGGAATGTTTCCTTACGAAAAAGTTTCCGTTGTGAATGTAAACAATGGTTCCAGATTCGAGACATATCTGATCGAAGGCAAGAGAGGTTCCGGAGAGATCTGTTTGAACGGTGCCGCTGCCCGTCTCGGAATGAAAGGAGACAAAGTAATCATCATCTCCTACGGTTCCTTGGAAGAAAAGGACCTGCCAAAAGGTTACAAACCCCAAGTCGTGCTCGTGGACGACAAGAATCACATCAAAAAAGCCTAATTTCTTAGG
Above is a genomic segment from Leptospira johnsonii containing:
- the panD gene encoding aspartate 1-decarboxylase gives rise to the protein MLITVCKGKIHRATVTDADLNYEGSLTVDMDLVDAAGMFPYEKVSVVNVNNGSRFETYLIEGKRGSGEICLNGAAARLGMKGDKVIIISYGSLEEKDLPKGYKPQVVLVDDKNHIKKA
- the lipB gene encoding lipoyl(octanoyl) transferase LipB, which translates into the protein MTSSSFSINNTSVQAFSLKNPLPYEAYVRFQEKSRENRRESILFLEHPLTITGGINYNIDNLLRNEDFLSEHGISLQYIKRGGDYTAHEPGQIVTYIHLDLKKREISISDFLEQILESAIYSTKKVWGLDLVKNPNAPGLYLSDSPNRKILSMGVLFKSWFTSYGIALNVSNDFSAFQCIHPCGQDWKSMISVSQLGLDSGEDKKKEWILAFQSKFLENLNPLKERIRT
- a CDS encoding type II toxin-antitoxin system antitoxin SocA domain-containing protein, with product MEKLLEVISFILQRSPKGRNRQELAKLIYLSDGVFFQKYAKVITEQKYIHLEDSPYPMELNQALLHLKENRLIDVTPKLTETGISGYLLTWVGTEHEDEIDLNRQEKRILRKVLENFKGSVYDENRVYPNLYENYVITPLFSEIKFSKETINTKIHFFKRKTLLNISGKIFKVLFSE